The following coding sequences lie in one Xiphophorus maculatus strain JP 163 A chromosome 4, X_maculatus-5.0-male, whole genome shotgun sequence genomic window:
- the znf821 gene encoding zinc finger protein 821 isoform X1 produces MSRRKQTNPFKVDWPFHTLGLSGLQHTINMDGRDEFTEDGECCNNNSQEVQGQDSLTEDSDSDPDNHGEDSSSNASADDHMTANRAQCRLQGAGVKVESDEGADHGNNFVCPLCTLDFSSPERLISHVYQHTSMMSNTKSYVCPVCGRALSSPGSLGRHLLIHSEDRLSNCAVCGARFTDTNNFNREKLKDVLDTSRIDITGGRESCSMSHSLSSSPMSSPGSSTHSCHGAGPSPSSCQGPPPCQAPDPTSTLCQAHRSCQASSHIPNQCQGPRPCHALSPGCGPCSGSEQGPAFPSLPDGLLSEGPSLASIPDALNSSSSALPPIPDIMSPMPVYPAGVLLVCNSCVAYQQLVEAQSPMRKWALRRKNEPLEARLQRLERERTAKKNKRACETDEEKELRRLRDREAKRMQRMQETEEQRARRLQRDREAMRLKRANETPEKRQARLIREREAKRIKRRLEKIDPALRTQIEHDPAAMAALTADMSLFQFPCPMPVPSIDNGLFMKLP; encoded by the exons GGCCATTCCACACTTTGGGCTTATCTGGACTCCAGCACACCATTAACATGGACGGCAGGGATGAATTCACCGAGGATGGCGAATGCTGCAACAACAACTCGCAAGAAGTCCAAGGACAGGATAGCCTCACAG AAGACAGCGATAGCGACCCCGACAACCACGGCGAAGACTCGTCCTCCAACGCGTCTGCTGACGACCACATGACTGCCAACCGAGCGCAGTGCCGCCTTCAAGGGGCGGGTGTCAAAGTG gAGAGTGACGAGGGGGCTGACCACGGCAACAACTTTGTCTGTCCTCTGTGCACGCTGGATTTCAGCAGCCCTGAGAGACTCATTTCACATGTCTACCAG CATACAAGCATGATGAGCAACACCAAGAGCTACGTGTGCCCGGTGTGTGGGCGAGCCCTGAGTTCTCCTGGCTCGCTTGGACGGCATCTTCTCATCCACTCTGAGGACCGCCTCTCCAACTGCGCCGTCTGTGGCGCACGCTTCACAGACACCAACAACTTTAACAG GGAAAAGCTAAAAGATGTCCTCGACACAAGCAGGATTGACATCACTGGTGGACGGGAATCCTGCTCCATGTCCCACTCCCTCTCCAGCAGCCCCATGAGCAGCCCGGGCTCCAGCACGCACTCCTGCCACGGAGCGGGTCCCAGTCCCAGTTCCTGTCAGGGCCCGCCTCCCTGCCAGGCTCCCGATCCGACATCCACCCTCTGTCAGGCCCATCGCTCCTGCCAGGCCTCCAGCCACATCCCAAACCAGTGTCAAGGACCCCGGCCGTGCCACGCGTTAAGCCCAGGTTGTGGACCTTGCTCGGGGTCCGAACAAGGACCCGCCTTTCCTTCGCTGCCCGACGGGCTCCTGTCTGAAGGTCCGTCGCTCGCGTCCATCCCTGACGCCCTcaactcctcctcctcagccCTTCCTCCCATTCCCGACATCATGAGCCCGATGCCCGTCTACCCCGCCGGAGTCCTGCTGGTGTGCAACAGCTGCGTGGCCTACCAGCAGCTGGTGGAGGCGCAGTCTCCGATGCGGAAGTGGGCCCTGCGTCGCAAGAACGAGCCCCTGGAGGCTCGCCTGCAGCGTTTGGAGCGCGAACGCACCGCAAAGAAGAACAAGCGCGCCTGCGAGACGGACGAGGAGAAGGAGCTGAGGCGGCTGCGAGACCGCGAGGCCAAGCGCATGCAGAGGATGCAGGAGACGGAGGAGCAGAGGGCGCGGCGGCTGCAGAGAGACCGGGAGGCCATGCGGCTAAAGAGGGCCAACGAGACTCCGGAGAAGAGGCAGGCCCGGCTGATCCGCGAGAGGGAGGCCAAGCGGATCAAGCGGCGGCTGGAGAAGATTGACCCCGCCCTCAGGACACAGATCGAGCACGATCCCGCCGCAATGGCCGCTCTCACAGCGGACATGAGTCTCTTTCAGTTCCCCTGTCCCATGCCGGTTCCTTCCATAGATAATGGTCTCTTCATGAAGCTGCCATGA
- the znf821 gene encoding zinc finger protein 821 isoform X2, with amino-acid sequence MSRRKQTNPFKVDWPFHTLGLSGLQHTINMDGRDEFTEDGECCNNNSQEVQGQDSLTDSDSDPDNHGEDSSSNASADDHMTANRAQCRLQGAGVKVESDEGADHGNNFVCPLCTLDFSSPERLISHVYQHTSMMSNTKSYVCPVCGRALSSPGSLGRHLLIHSEDRLSNCAVCGARFTDTNNFNREKLKDVLDTSRIDITGGRESCSMSHSLSSSPMSSPGSSTHSCHGAGPSPSSCQGPPPCQAPDPTSTLCQAHRSCQASSHIPNQCQGPRPCHALSPGCGPCSGSEQGPAFPSLPDGLLSEGPSLASIPDALNSSSSALPPIPDIMSPMPVYPAGVLLVCNSCVAYQQLVEAQSPMRKWALRRKNEPLEARLQRLERERTAKKNKRACETDEEKELRRLRDREAKRMQRMQETEEQRARRLQRDREAMRLKRANETPEKRQARLIREREAKRIKRRLEKIDPALRTQIEHDPAAMAALTADMSLFQFPCPMPVPSIDNGLFMKLP; translated from the exons GGCCATTCCACACTTTGGGCTTATCTGGACTCCAGCACACCATTAACATGGACGGCAGGGATGAATTCACCGAGGATGGCGAATGCTGCAACAACAACTCGCAAGAAGTCCAAGGACAGGATAGCCTCACAG ACAGCGATAGCGACCCCGACAACCACGGCGAAGACTCGTCCTCCAACGCGTCTGCTGACGACCACATGACTGCCAACCGAGCGCAGTGCCGCCTTCAAGGGGCGGGTGTCAAAGTG gAGAGTGACGAGGGGGCTGACCACGGCAACAACTTTGTCTGTCCTCTGTGCACGCTGGATTTCAGCAGCCCTGAGAGACTCATTTCACATGTCTACCAG CATACAAGCATGATGAGCAACACCAAGAGCTACGTGTGCCCGGTGTGTGGGCGAGCCCTGAGTTCTCCTGGCTCGCTTGGACGGCATCTTCTCATCCACTCTGAGGACCGCCTCTCCAACTGCGCCGTCTGTGGCGCACGCTTCACAGACACCAACAACTTTAACAG GGAAAAGCTAAAAGATGTCCTCGACACAAGCAGGATTGACATCACTGGTGGACGGGAATCCTGCTCCATGTCCCACTCCCTCTCCAGCAGCCCCATGAGCAGCCCGGGCTCCAGCACGCACTCCTGCCACGGAGCGGGTCCCAGTCCCAGTTCCTGTCAGGGCCCGCCTCCCTGCCAGGCTCCCGATCCGACATCCACCCTCTGTCAGGCCCATCGCTCCTGCCAGGCCTCCAGCCACATCCCAAACCAGTGTCAAGGACCCCGGCCGTGCCACGCGTTAAGCCCAGGTTGTGGACCTTGCTCGGGGTCCGAACAAGGACCCGCCTTTCCTTCGCTGCCCGACGGGCTCCTGTCTGAAGGTCCGTCGCTCGCGTCCATCCCTGACGCCCTcaactcctcctcctcagccCTTCCTCCCATTCCCGACATCATGAGCCCGATGCCCGTCTACCCCGCCGGAGTCCTGCTGGTGTGCAACAGCTGCGTGGCCTACCAGCAGCTGGTGGAGGCGCAGTCTCCGATGCGGAAGTGGGCCCTGCGTCGCAAGAACGAGCCCCTGGAGGCTCGCCTGCAGCGTTTGGAGCGCGAACGCACCGCAAAGAAGAACAAGCGCGCCTGCGAGACGGACGAGGAGAAGGAGCTGAGGCGGCTGCGAGACCGCGAGGCCAAGCGCATGCAGAGGATGCAGGAGACGGAGGAGCAGAGGGCGCGGCGGCTGCAGAGAGACCGGGAGGCCATGCGGCTAAAGAGGGCCAACGAGACTCCGGAGAAGAGGCAGGCCCGGCTGATCCGCGAGAGGGAGGCCAAGCGGATCAAGCGGCGGCTGGAGAAGATTGACCCCGCCCTCAGGACACAGATCGAGCACGATCCCGCCGCAATGGCCGCTCTCACAGCGGACATGAGTCTCTTTCAGTTCCCCTGTCCCATGCCGGTTCCTTCCATAGATAATGGTCTCTTCATGAAGCTGCCATGA
- the znf821 gene encoding zinc finger protein 821 isoform X4, with product MTANRAQCRLQGAGVKVESDEGADHGNNFVCPLCTLDFSSPERLISHVYQHTSMMSNTKSYVCPVCGRALSSPGSLGRHLLIHSEDRLSNCAVCGARFTDTNNFNREKLKDVLDTSRIDITGGRESCSMSHSLSSSPMSSPGSSTHSCHGAGPSPSSCQGPPPCQAPDPTSTLCQAHRSCQASSHIPNQCQGPRPCHALSPGCGPCSGSEQGPAFPSLPDGLLSEGPSLASIPDALNSSSSALPPIPDIMSPMPVYPAGVLLVCNSCVAYQQLVEAQSPMRKWALRRKNEPLEARLQRLERERTAKKNKRACETDEEKELRRLRDREAKRMQRMQETEEQRARRLQRDREAMRLKRANETPEKRQARLIREREAKRIKRRLEKIDPALRTQIEHDPAAMAALTADMSLFQFPCPMPVPSIDNGLFMKLP from the exons ATGACTGCCAACCGAGCGCAGTGCCGCCTTCAAGGGGCGGGTGTCAAAGTG gAGAGTGACGAGGGGGCTGACCACGGCAACAACTTTGTCTGTCCTCTGTGCACGCTGGATTTCAGCAGCCCTGAGAGACTCATTTCACATGTCTACCAG CATACAAGCATGATGAGCAACACCAAGAGCTACGTGTGCCCGGTGTGTGGGCGAGCCCTGAGTTCTCCTGGCTCGCTTGGACGGCATCTTCTCATCCACTCTGAGGACCGCCTCTCCAACTGCGCCGTCTGTGGCGCACGCTTCACAGACACCAACAACTTTAACAG GGAAAAGCTAAAAGATGTCCTCGACACAAGCAGGATTGACATCACTGGTGGACGGGAATCCTGCTCCATGTCCCACTCCCTCTCCAGCAGCCCCATGAGCAGCCCGGGCTCCAGCACGCACTCCTGCCACGGAGCGGGTCCCAGTCCCAGTTCCTGTCAGGGCCCGCCTCCCTGCCAGGCTCCCGATCCGACATCCACCCTCTGTCAGGCCCATCGCTCCTGCCAGGCCTCCAGCCACATCCCAAACCAGTGTCAAGGACCCCGGCCGTGCCACGCGTTAAGCCCAGGTTGTGGACCTTGCTCGGGGTCCGAACAAGGACCCGCCTTTCCTTCGCTGCCCGACGGGCTCCTGTCTGAAGGTCCGTCGCTCGCGTCCATCCCTGACGCCCTcaactcctcctcctcagccCTTCCTCCCATTCCCGACATCATGAGCCCGATGCCCGTCTACCCCGCCGGAGTCCTGCTGGTGTGCAACAGCTGCGTGGCCTACCAGCAGCTGGTGGAGGCGCAGTCTCCGATGCGGAAGTGGGCCCTGCGTCGCAAGAACGAGCCCCTGGAGGCTCGCCTGCAGCGTTTGGAGCGCGAACGCACCGCAAAGAAGAACAAGCGCGCCTGCGAGACGGACGAGGAGAAGGAGCTGAGGCGGCTGCGAGACCGCGAGGCCAAGCGCATGCAGAGGATGCAGGAGACGGAGGAGCAGAGGGCGCGGCGGCTGCAGAGAGACCGGGAGGCCATGCGGCTAAAGAGGGCCAACGAGACTCCGGAGAAGAGGCAGGCCCGGCTGATCCGCGAGAGGGAGGCCAAGCGGATCAAGCGGCGGCTGGAGAAGATTGACCCCGCCCTCAGGACACAGATCGAGCACGATCCCGCCGCAATGGCCGCTCTCACAGCGGACATGAGTCTCTTTCAGTTCCCCTGTCCCATGCCGGTTCCTTCCATAGATAATGGTCTCTTCATGAAGCTGCCATGA
- the znf821 gene encoding zinc finger protein 821 isoform X3 has product MGPFHTLGLSGLQHTINMDGRDEFTEDGECCNNNSQEVQGQDSLTEDSDSDPDNHGEDSSSNASADDHMTANRAQCRLQGAGVKVESDEGADHGNNFVCPLCTLDFSSPERLISHVYQHTSMMSNTKSYVCPVCGRALSSPGSLGRHLLIHSEDRLSNCAVCGARFTDTNNFNREKLKDVLDTSRIDITGGRESCSMSHSLSSSPMSSPGSSTHSCHGAGPSPSSCQGPPPCQAPDPTSTLCQAHRSCQASSHIPNQCQGPRPCHALSPGCGPCSGSEQGPAFPSLPDGLLSEGPSLASIPDALNSSSSALPPIPDIMSPMPVYPAGVLLVCNSCVAYQQLVEAQSPMRKWALRRKNEPLEARLQRLERERTAKKNKRACETDEEKELRRLRDREAKRMQRMQETEEQRARRLQRDREAMRLKRANETPEKRQARLIREREAKRIKRRLEKIDPALRTQIEHDPAAMAALTADMSLFQFPCPMPVPSIDNGLFMKLP; this is encoded by the exons GGCCATTCCACACTTTGGGCTTATCTGGACTCCAGCACACCATTAACATGGACGGCAGGGATGAATTCACCGAGGATGGCGAATGCTGCAACAACAACTCGCAAGAAGTCCAAGGACAGGATAGCCTCACAG AAGACAGCGATAGCGACCCCGACAACCACGGCGAAGACTCGTCCTCCAACGCGTCTGCTGACGACCACATGACTGCCAACCGAGCGCAGTGCCGCCTTCAAGGGGCGGGTGTCAAAGTG gAGAGTGACGAGGGGGCTGACCACGGCAACAACTTTGTCTGTCCTCTGTGCACGCTGGATTTCAGCAGCCCTGAGAGACTCATTTCACATGTCTACCAG CATACAAGCATGATGAGCAACACCAAGAGCTACGTGTGCCCGGTGTGTGGGCGAGCCCTGAGTTCTCCTGGCTCGCTTGGACGGCATCTTCTCATCCACTCTGAGGACCGCCTCTCCAACTGCGCCGTCTGTGGCGCACGCTTCACAGACACCAACAACTTTAACAG GGAAAAGCTAAAAGATGTCCTCGACACAAGCAGGATTGACATCACTGGTGGACGGGAATCCTGCTCCATGTCCCACTCCCTCTCCAGCAGCCCCATGAGCAGCCCGGGCTCCAGCACGCACTCCTGCCACGGAGCGGGTCCCAGTCCCAGTTCCTGTCAGGGCCCGCCTCCCTGCCAGGCTCCCGATCCGACATCCACCCTCTGTCAGGCCCATCGCTCCTGCCAGGCCTCCAGCCACATCCCAAACCAGTGTCAAGGACCCCGGCCGTGCCACGCGTTAAGCCCAGGTTGTGGACCTTGCTCGGGGTCCGAACAAGGACCCGCCTTTCCTTCGCTGCCCGACGGGCTCCTGTCTGAAGGTCCGTCGCTCGCGTCCATCCCTGACGCCCTcaactcctcctcctcagccCTTCCTCCCATTCCCGACATCATGAGCCCGATGCCCGTCTACCCCGCCGGAGTCCTGCTGGTGTGCAACAGCTGCGTGGCCTACCAGCAGCTGGTGGAGGCGCAGTCTCCGATGCGGAAGTGGGCCCTGCGTCGCAAGAACGAGCCCCTGGAGGCTCGCCTGCAGCGTTTGGAGCGCGAACGCACCGCAAAGAAGAACAAGCGCGCCTGCGAGACGGACGAGGAGAAGGAGCTGAGGCGGCTGCGAGACCGCGAGGCCAAGCGCATGCAGAGGATGCAGGAGACGGAGGAGCAGAGGGCGCGGCGGCTGCAGAGAGACCGGGAGGCCATGCGGCTAAAGAGGGCCAACGAGACTCCGGAGAAGAGGCAGGCCCGGCTGATCCGCGAGAGGGAGGCCAAGCGGATCAAGCGGCGGCTGGAGAAGATTGACCCCGCCCTCAGGACACAGATCGAGCACGATCCCGCCGCAATGGCCGCTCTCACAGCGGACATGAGTCTCTTTCAGTTCCCCTGTCCCATGCCGGTTCCTTCCATAGATAATGGTCTCTTCATGAAGCTGCCATGA